From Candidatus Goldiibacteriota bacterium HGW-Goldbacteria-1, a single genomic window includes:
- a CDS encoding YaiI/YqxD family protein: MKIVIDADAQPCRKEIIKLAKARGIKAVSVMSFAHHTEKEDGEEIINVESEPQAADIKIMNIAQPGDIAITQDSPLAYVLQGKGVITINSRGFLLDADTARGAMEAASKAKKSRRKKTGKIRIKGPHAFTDEDKNRLLTAVEKAITGSHI, from the coding sequence GTGAAAATAGTAATAGACGCGGACGCGCAGCCCTGCAGGAAAGAAATCATAAAACTTGCCAAAGCGCGCGGAATAAAAGCGGTGTCGGTAATGAGCTTTGCGCACCACACGGAAAAAGAAGACGGCGAAGAGATTATAAATGTTGAAAGCGAGCCTCAGGCGGCGGACATAAAAATAATGAACATAGCGCAGCCGGGCGACATAGCCATAACGCAGGACAGCCCGCTGGCATACGTGCTGCAGGGCAAAGGCGTAATTACGATAAACAGCCGCGGGTTTCTGCTTGACGCGGACACGGCGCGCGGCGCCATGGAAGCCGCGTCAAAAGCAAAAAAGTCGCGCAGAAAGAAAACAGGAAAAATAAGAATTAAAGGGCCGCATGCTTTTACGGATGAGGATAAAAACAGGCTTTTAACCGCTGTAGAAAAGGCAATAACGGGTTCACACATATGA
- a CDS encoding NGG1p interacting factor NIF3, which yields MKLTEIYKAAVETGINNDPRGAAAVNAILKETSKKYSGLSPDRKKYYDTQKLYNPYADSRILHDAGNNIKTVLVGIDMEVPELLLMDRLNEKGMKIDAVIAHHPEGCAMVNFYEVMSMQADIFNSFGVNIAASEALLDKRKKEVGERVSAGNHYRVQDAAKLLNISMMNMHTPADNSVVKYLQKRFDSEKPKKVSDIIDMLMEEPEYKEYAKRGNGPEILVGNKDRSVKKVMVDMTGGTEGPKEIYEKIAAAGVDTIVGMHFSADHKKELEKANLNVVIAGHISSDVVGMNIVLDAIEKKCGKLNVVDSSGFIRFKRK from the coding sequence ATGAAACTTACCGAAATATATAAAGCAGCTGTGGAAACAGGGATAAACAATGACCCACGCGGCGCTGCAGCTGTAAATGCGATATTAAAAGAAACTTCAAAAAAATATTCCGGCTTAAGCCCTGACCGTAAAAAATACTATGATACGCAAAAACTGTATAACCCTTACGCCGATTCCAGGATACTTCACGACGCGGGCAACAATATAAAGACCGTGCTTGTGGGAATAGATATGGAAGTTCCCGAACTGCTTTTAATGGACAGGCTTAATGAAAAAGGGATGAAGATAGACGCGGTTATCGCCCACCACCCCGAAGGGTGCGCCATGGTGAACTTTTATGAGGTAATGTCCATGCAGGCGGATATCTTTAACAGTTTCGGGGTAAACATAGCCGCCTCTGAAGCGCTGCTTGATAAAAGAAAAAAAGAAGTGGGAGAGCGCGTAAGCGCCGGCAACCATTACAGGGTACAGGACGCGGCAAAGCTCCTGAATATATCCATGATGAACATGCACACGCCGGCTGATAATAGCGTTGTAAAGTACCTGCAGAAAAGGTTTGATTCCGAAAAACCAAAAAAAGTATCCGATATTATAGACATGCTGATGGAAGAACCTGAATATAAGGAATACGCGAAAAGGGGCAACGGCCCGGAAATACTTGTAGGCAATAAGGACCGCTCTGTTAAGAAAGTAATGGTGGATATGACAGGCGGCACGGAAGGCCCCAAGGAAATTTATGAAAAAATAGCGGCCGCGGGCGTGGACACAATAGTGGGCATGCATTTTTCGGCTGACCACAAGAAAGAACTTGAAAAAGCAAATTTGAACGTTGTCATAGCCGGGCATATTTCTTCTGACGTGGTTGGAATGAACATTGTGCTGGATGCTATAGAAAAGAAATGCGGAAAGCTTAATGTGGTGGACAGCTCCGGTTTTATAAGGTTTAAACGTAAGTGA
- a CDS encoding 3-methyladenine DNA glycosylase — translation MKAGFYLQNSVSAAKALLGKYLVRRQGAVIMAAKIVETEAYRGKKDPGSHAFKKRTPRNEVMFGPPGRAYVYFCYGNHHLFNIVTEPEGIAAAVLIRAVEPVSGIKEMKKNRNAEGINLTNGPAKFTQAMAIGKEQNKADLMKNEIYVCDGPKEKFSVAAKSRIGIKTGLNLKWRFYIKGNSYVSKP, via the coding sequence ATTAAAGCCGGTTTTTATCTTCAGAATTCTGTAAGCGCAGCCAAAGCGCTTCTTGGAAAATATCTGGTGCGCAGACAGGGAGCGGTTATTATGGCCGCGAAAATAGTTGAAACCGAAGCGTACAGGGGGAAAAAAGATCCCGGAAGCCACGCGTTTAAAAAAAGAACGCCAAGAAACGAAGTTATGTTTGGTCCACCGGGGCGGGCTTACGTTTACTTCTGTTACGGAAATCACCACCTTTTTAACATAGTCACGGAGCCTGAAGGTATTGCGGCAGCTGTCCTTATCAGGGCGGTAGAACCTGTAAGCGGAATAAAAGAAATGAAGAAGAACAGAAATGCCGAAGGCATAAATCTTACCAACGGGCCGGCAAAGTTTACGCAGGCAATGGCAATAGGAAAAGAACAGAATAAAGCGGATTTGATGAAAAATGAAATATATGTATGCGACGGGCCAAAAGAAAAGTTCAGCGTTGCAGCCAAAAGCAGAATAGGCATAAAGACCGGGCTGAATTTAAAGTGGAGATTTTACATAAAGGGAAACAGTTACGTTTCAAAACCATGA
- a CDS encoding glutamyl-tRNA amidotransferase — protein sequence MSLNEKLSEDLKASMKAKDETKTAVIRQIKTAVMNAEIKLKKEMTDDDIVSVIFSLSKAHNESIESFTKGNRPELAEKEKQELEIIMGYLPKQLTDDELREIVKETITAVNAQSAKEMGKVMGAVMPKVKGRADGTKIGVIVKEFLK from the coding sequence ATGAGCTTAAACGAAAAACTGTCAGAAGATTTAAAAGCGTCCATGAAAGCGAAAGACGAAACTAAAACTGCCGTAATAAGGCAGATAAAGACCGCTGTCATGAACGCAGAGATAAAGTTAAAAAAAGAGATGACGGATGACGATATCGTCTCCGTCATCTTTTCTTTATCCAAAGCCCACAACGAATCCATTGAAAGCTTCACAAAAGGCAACAGGCCGGAACTGGCGGAAAAAGAAAAACAGGAACTTGAAATCATAATGGGATACCTTCCCAAGCAGCTTACCGATGATGAATTAAGGGAAATTGTCAAAGAGACAATTACCGCGGTAAACGCGCAGTCAGCCAAGGAAATGGGAAAAGTAATGGGCGCCGTAATGCCAAAGGTAAAAGGCAGGGCAGACGGCACTAAAATAGGTGTTATTGTCAAAGAGTTTCTTAAATAA
- a CDS encoding 30S ribosomal protein S21, with product MAEISIKENESLDDAMKRFKKKVQDAGILQEMKKREYYEPPSVRKKQKMWAASKKRKKKRPIKK from the coding sequence ATGGCTGAGATTTCAATAAAGGAAAATGAAAGCTTAGACGACGCAATGAAGCGCTTTAAGAAAAAAGTGCAGGACGCCGGTATTCTTCAGGAAATGAAGAAAAGGGAGTATTACGAACCGCCGTCAGTAAGAAAGAAACAGAAAATGTGGGCTGCCAGCAAAAAACGCAAGAAAAAAAGGCCCATAAAGAAATGA